A single Pseudomonas sp. DC1.2 DNA region contains:
- a CDS encoding CoA-acylating methylmalonate-semialdehyde dehydrogenase: MNVSLTPNETTVQTAKLLIDGAWVESQTTEWHDIVNPATQQVLARVPFATTAEVDAAISAAHRAFQTWKLTPIGARMRIMLKLQALIREHSKRIAVVLSNEQGKTIADAEGDIFRGLEVVEHACSIGTLQMGEFAENVAGGVDTYTLRQPIGVCAGITPFNFPAMIPLWMFPMAIACGNTFVLKPSEQDPLSTLLLVELAIEAGVPAGVLNVVHGGKDVVDALCTHKDIKAVSFVGSTAVGTHVYDLAGKHGKRVQSMMGAKNHAVVLPDANREQTLNALVGAGFGAAGQRCMATSVVVLVGAAKQWLPDLKALAQKLKVNAGSEAGTDVGPVISKKAKARILQLIESGIEEGATLELDGRDINVPGFEQGNFVGPTLFSGVTTSMQIYTQEIFGPVLVVLEVDTLDQAIALVNANPFGNGTGLFTQSGAAARKFQSEIDVGQVGINIPIPVPVPFFSFTGSRGSKLGDLGPYGKQVVQFYTQTKTVTSRWFDDDSVNDGVNTTINLR; encoded by the coding sequence ATGAACGTATCGCTGACGCCAAACGAAACCACTGTGCAAACCGCCAAGCTATTGATCGACGGCGCGTGGGTCGAGTCCCAGACCACCGAGTGGCACGACATCGTCAACCCGGCGACCCAGCAAGTGCTGGCCAGGGTTCCGTTTGCTACCACCGCTGAAGTTGACGCGGCCATCAGCGCCGCCCATCGCGCCTTCCAGACCTGGAAGCTGACGCCCATCGGTGCGCGGATGCGCATCATGCTCAAGCTCCAGGCGTTGATTCGCGAACACTCCAAGCGCATTGCCGTGGTGCTCAGCAACGAACAGGGCAAAACCATTGCCGACGCTGAAGGCGATATCTTTCGTGGCCTGGAAGTGGTCGAGCATGCGTGCTCCATCGGCACGCTGCAAATGGGTGAATTCGCAGAGAACGTCGCTGGCGGCGTCGATACCTATACCCTGCGTCAGCCAATCGGCGTCTGTGCCGGCATCACCCCGTTCAACTTTCCGGCGATGATTCCGTTGTGGATGTTCCCGATGGCCATCGCCTGCGGCAACACCTTTGTCCTCAAGCCGTCGGAGCAGGATCCACTGTCGACTCTGCTGCTGGTGGAACTGGCCATCGAAGCGGGGGTTCCCGCCGGTGTGCTCAACGTGGTTCACGGTGGCAAGGACGTGGTGGACGCGCTCTGCACCCACAAGGACATTAAGGCTGTGTCTTTCGTCGGGTCGACCGCGGTCGGTACTCACGTTTATGACCTGGCCGGCAAACATGGCAAGCGGGTGCAATCGATGATGGGCGCCAAGAACCACGCCGTGGTGCTGCCAGACGCCAATCGCGAACAAACGCTCAATGCGTTGGTCGGCGCTGGTTTTGGTGCGGCCGGTCAGCGTTGCATGGCGACCTCGGTGGTGGTGTTGGTGGGCGCGGCGAAGCAGTGGCTGCCGGACCTCAAGGCGCTGGCGCAGAAACTCAAGGTGAACGCGGGTAGCGAAGCGGGCACCGATGTCGGTCCGGTGATTTCGAAAAAAGCCAAAGCGCGGATTCTGCAGTTGATCGAAAGCGGCATCGAGGAAGGCGCCACGCTTGAACTGGACGGTCGCGATATCAATGTTCCAGGCTTCGAGCAGGGCAACTTCGTGGGCCCGACCCTGTTCTCCGGTGTGACCACCTCAATGCAAATCTACACCCAGGAAATCTTTGGTCCGGTGCTGGTGGTGCTGGAAGTCGACACCCTTGATCAAGCGATTGCGTTGGTCAATGCCAACCCGTTCGGCAACGGCACCGGCCTGTTCACTCAGAGCGGCGCAGCGGCGCGTAAATTCCAGAGCGAAATCGATGTCGGCCAGGTGGGTATCAACATACCGATTCCGGTGCCTGTGCCGTTCTTCAGCTTCACCGGTTCGCGCGGCTCCAAGCTCGGCGACCTCGGCCCGTATGGCAAGCAAGTGGTGCAGTTCTACACTCAGACCAAGACCGTCACCAGCCGCTGGTTCGATGACGACAGCGTCAACGACGGTGTGAACACCACGATCAACTTGCGCTAA
- the mmsB gene encoding 3-hydroxyisobutyrate dehydrogenase, which translates to MKIAFIGLGNMGAPMARNLIKAGHALRLVDLNKTVLAELEQLGGSICASARDAAQGAELVITMLPAAVHVRSVWLGEDGVLAGIGNGVPAVDCSTIDPQTARDVAAAAAEHGVGMADAPVSGGTGGATAGTLTFMVGATPELFATLQPVLAQMGRNIVHCGEVGTGQIAKICNNLLLAISMVGVSEAMALGDALGIDTGVLAGIINSSTGRCWSSEMYNPWPGIVETAPASRGYTGGFGAELMLKDLGLATEAARQAHQPVVLGAVAQQLYQAMSQRGDGGKDFSAIINSYRKPQ; encoded by the coding sequence ATGAAAATCGCTTTTATCGGTCTCGGTAACATGGGCGCCCCGATGGCGCGCAATCTGATCAAGGCTGGCCATGCGCTGCGTCTGGTTGACCTGAACAAAACCGTTCTTGCCGAGCTGGAGCAACTGGGCGGCAGCATCTGCGCCTCGGCACGTGACGCCGCACAAGGCGCAGAACTGGTGATTACCATGCTGCCAGCCGCAGTGCATGTCCGCAGCGTCTGGCTGGGTGAGGACGGTGTCTTGGCCGGTATCGGCAACGGTGTGCCCGCAGTAGATTGCAGCACCATTGATCCACAAACCGCTCGCGACGTAGCCGCCGCGGCTGCTGAACACGGCGTGGGCATGGCCGATGCACCCGTCTCCGGTGGTACTGGCGGCGCCACCGCAGGAACGCTGACGTTCATGGTGGGCGCCACCCCGGAACTGTTTGCGACCCTGCAACCGGTGCTGGCACAGATGGGCCGCAACATCGTCCATTGCGGTGAAGTCGGCACCGGACAAATCGCCAAGATCTGCAACAACCTGCTGCTGGCGATCTCCATGGTCGGTGTCAGCGAGGCCATGGCGCTGGGCGATGCGCTGGGGATCGACACCGGCGTCCTGGCCGGGATCATCAACAGTTCCACCGGTCGATGCTGGAGTTCGGAGATGTACAACCCTTGGCCCGGTATTGTTGAAACAGCGCCGGCCTCGCGCGGTTATACCGGCGGCTTCGGTGCCGAACTGATGCTCAAGGATCTGGGGCTGGCGACTGAAGCGGCACGTCAAGCGCATCAGCCGGTGGTGCTCGGCGCGGTGGCCCAGCAGCTTTATCAGGCGATGAGTCAGCGCGGGGACGGTGGCAAGGACTTTTCGGCGATCATCAACAGCTATCGCAAACCCCAGTAG
- a CDS encoding cupin domain-containing protein, with product MSAPITVLRDTHPLPVLDACKWEKLEGDPHTVNLNAYTSEDGSKIMGTWICTPGKWRVEYVKWEYCHFQEGYCVITPDGMAPIHLRAGDIFVVEPGMKGTWEVVETVRKYFVFA from the coding sequence ATGTCCGCACCGATTACCGTTCTTCGCGACACTCACCCACTGCCGGTGCTTGACGCCTGCAAATGGGAAAAGCTCGAAGGCGACCCGCACACCGTCAACCTCAATGCCTACACCAGCGAAGACGGCAGCAAGATCATGGGCACCTGGATCTGCACGCCCGGCAAATGGCGCGTGGAATATGTGAAGTGGGAGTACTGCCATTTCCAGGAAGGCTACTGCGTTATTACCCCAGACGGCATGGCACCGATTCATCTGCGCGCCGGTGATATTTTCGTGGTCGAGCCAGGGATGAAAGGAACGTGGGAAGTGGTTGAAACCGTGCGCAAATATTTTGTGTTTGCCTGA
- the kynB gene encoding arylformamidase: MKKTIPWWDISPPLSAATPTWPGDTPFQEARVWTFGPECPVNVGRITLSPHTGAHVDAPLHYSADGVAIGDVSLDVYLGPCRVLHCLDSGARVQPEQLVGRLDNVPERVLLRTYRQAPLTTWDDHFTAVAKETVDLLASCGVRLIGIDTPSLDPQQSKTMDAHQAVARHGMAILEGIVLDEVPEGDYELIALPLRFANLDASPVRAILRPLNASQRKGPAQ; encoded by the coding sequence ATGAAAAAAACAATACCGTGGTGGGACATCAGCCCGCCCTTGAGTGCCGCCACACCGACCTGGCCGGGTGATACGCCGTTTCAGGAAGCGCGCGTCTGGACCTTCGGGCCTGAGTGTCCGGTGAATGTCGGACGCATCACCCTGTCGCCTCACACGGGCGCCCATGTCGATGCGCCGTTGCACTACAGCGCCGATGGCGTGGCCATTGGCGATGTGTCGCTGGATGTCTACCTCGGGCCGTGCCGGGTACTGCATTGTTTGGACAGCGGTGCGCGGGTGCAGCCCGAGCAACTTGTCGGGCGTTTGGATAACGTGCCCGAGCGCGTCTTGCTGCGGACCTATCGACAGGCCCCGCTGACCACCTGGGATGATCATTTCACCGCGGTCGCCAAAGAAACCGTCGACCTGCTGGCCAGTTGCGGTGTGCGCTTGATCGGTATCGACACGCCGTCGTTGGACCCGCAGCAATCCAAGACCATGGATGCGCATCAGGCGGTGGCCCGACATGGCATGGCGATCCTCGAAGGTATCGTGCTGGATGAGGTGCCGGAAGGGGACTATGAATTGATCGCGCTGCCGCTGCGCTTTGCCAATCTCGACGCGAGTCCAGTTCGGGCGATACTGCGGCCACTCAATGCATCGCAACGCAAGGGGCCAGCGCAATGA
- the kynA gene encoding tryptophan 2,3-dioxygenase produces the protein MSQCPYSPDHSPDDWHNAELNFSDAMSYGDYLDLGRILSAQHPLSPDHNEMLFIIQHQTSELWMKLMLHELKAAREHVRLGELPPAFKMLARVSRIFDQLVHAWTVLATMTPTEYHLIRPFLGQSSGFQSFQYREIEFILGNKSATLLRPHAHRPELLQALEKAIVTPSLYDEAIRLMVDAGLKVDPQRLARDPSQPTVHDASVEAAWRVVYTDPSRYWDLYQLAEKLIDLEDSFRQWRFRHVTTVERIIGFQPGTGGTEGVGYLRKMLDTVLFPELWRVRSTL, from the coding sequence ATGAGCCAATGTCCCTATTCACCTGACCATTCGCCAGACGACTGGCATAACGCCGAGCTGAATTTTTCCGACGCCATGAGCTACGGCGACTACCTGGACCTGGGGCGTATTCTCAGCGCGCAACATCCCTTGTCGCCCGACCATAACGAAATGCTGTTTATCATCCAGCACCAGACGTCAGAGCTGTGGATGAAGCTGATGTTGCATGAACTCAAGGCCGCCCGTGAACACGTGCGGCTGGGCGAGTTGCCGCCCGCCTTCAAAATGCTGGCGCGGGTCTCGCGGATTTTTGATCAGTTGGTACACGCCTGGACCGTACTGGCCACGATGACCCCGACCGAGTACCACTTGATACGGCCATTTCTGGGGCAGTCATCGGGCTTCCAGTCATTTCAGTACCGTGAAATCGAGTTCATTCTGGGCAATAAAAGCGCGACCCTGTTACGGCCCCATGCTCACCGTCCGGAGCTGTTGCAGGCGCTGGAGAAGGCAATCGTCACGCCGTCGCTGTATGACGAGGCGATCCGTTTGATGGTCGATGCCGGCCTGAAGGTTGACCCGCAGCGCCTGGCGCGTGACCCGAGCCAGCCGACAGTGCATGACGCCTCGGTCGAAGCGGCTTGGCGCGTGGTCTATACCGACCCGTCACGGTATTGGGACTTGTATCAGTTGGCCGAAAAACTCATCGACCTTGAGGACTCTTTTCGTCAATGGCGCTTCCGGCACGTCACCACGGTTGAGCGGATCATTGGTTTTCAACCGGGCACCGGCGGGACTGAAGGGGTCGGTTATCTGCGCAAGATGCTCGACACCGTGCTGTTTCCGGAATTATGGCGAGTGCGCTCGACGCTTTGA
- a CDS encoding amino acid permease yields MADEILQQGTLKRGLKNRHIQLIALGGAIGTGLFLGSAGVLKSAGPSMILGYAIAGFIAFLIMRQLGEMIVEEPVAGSFSHFAHKYWGGYAGFLSGWNYWVLYVLVGMAELTAVGKYIQFWWPQVPTWVSAAVFFVLVNLINTMNVKVFGEMEFWFAIIKVVAIIGMIALGCYMLFSGSGGPQASISNLWSHGGFFPNGTTGLLMSMAFIMFSFGGLELVGITAAEASEPRKVIPKAINQVVYRVLIFYVGALTVLLSLYPWDQLLQTLGASGDAYSGSPFVQIFSLIGSNTAAQILNFVVLTAALSVYNSGVYCNSRMLYGLAEQGDAPKALMKLNKQGVPLRALGVSALVTLLSVLVNYLAPHEALELLFALVVASLMINWTLISLTHMKFRKTMDQQGIVPSFKSFWFPFSNYLCLAFMAMIICVMLMIPGIRASVFAMPIWVLIIYAFYRVRVSRDRAVQVAQ; encoded by the coding sequence ATGGCGGACGAAATCTTGCAACAGGGCACGCTCAAGCGGGGGTTGAAGAATCGTCATATTCAGTTGATTGCCCTGGGCGGGGCGATTGGTACAGGACTGTTCCTGGGCTCGGCCGGTGTGCTCAAGTCAGCCGGACCGTCGATGATTCTGGGCTATGCAATCGCGGGGTTCATCGCCTTTCTGATCATGCGCCAGTTGGGCGAAATGATCGTCGAGGAGCCGGTAGCCGGCTCTTTCAGTCACTTCGCTCACAAATACTGGGGCGGCTACGCAGGCTTTTTGTCCGGCTGGAATTACTGGGTACTGTATGTCCTGGTGGGCATGGCGGAGCTGACGGCCGTCGGCAAGTACATCCAGTTCTGGTGGCCGCAGGTTCCCACCTGGGTCAGCGCCGCGGTGTTCTTCGTGCTGGTCAACCTGATCAATACGATGAACGTCAAAGTCTTCGGCGAGATGGAGTTCTGGTTCGCGATCATCAAGGTCGTGGCAATCATCGGCATGATCGCCCTCGGTTGCTACATGCTGTTCAGCGGTTCCGGCGGCCCGCAAGCCTCGATCAGCAACCTGTGGAGTCACGGCGGTTTCTTTCCCAACGGCACGACCGGATTGCTGATGTCGATGGCGTTCATCATGTTCTCCTTCGGCGGGCTGGAACTGGTGGGCATCACCGCCGCTGAGGCCAGCGAACCGAGGAAGGTGATTCCCAAGGCGATCAACCAAGTGGTTTATCGCGTATTGATCTTCTACGTCGGCGCCCTCACGGTCCTGCTGTCGCTGTACCCGTGGGACCAACTGCTGCAAACCCTGGGGGCGTCCGGCGATGCCTACAGCGGTAGCCCGTTCGTGCAGATTTTCTCCCTGATCGGCAGCAATACCGCGGCGCAGATCCTCAATTTCGTGGTGCTCACCGCCGCGCTCTCGGTCTATAACAGCGGTGTCTACTGCAACAGCCGCATGCTTTATGGCTTGGCGGAACAGGGCGACGCCCCCAAGGCGCTGATGAAGCTGAACAAACAGGGCGTACCATTGCGAGCCCTGGGGGTTTCGGCGTTGGTCACCCTGTTATCGGTGCTGGTCAACTACCTCGCCCCGCATGAAGCGCTCGAGTTGCTGTTCGCACTGGTGGTCGCGTCGCTGATGATTAATTGGACGCTGATCAGCCTGACCCACATGAAGTTTCGCAAAACCATGGACCAGCAAGGCATTGTGCCGAGCTTCAAATCGTTCTGGTTTCCCTTCAGCAACTACCTGTGCCTGGCGTTCATGGCCATGATCATCTGCGTCATGCTGATGATTCCCGGAATACGCGCCTCGGTCTTCGCCATGCCGATTTGGGTGCTGATCATTTACGCGTTCTACCGGGTGCGCGTGTCGAGGGACCGGGCGGTGCAAGTGGCCCAGTAG
- the antC gene encoding anthranilate 1,2-dioxygenase electron transfer component AntC, whose product MSHKVAFSFADGKTLFFPVQPNEILLDAALRNGINIPLDCREGVCGTCQGRCESGEYSQDYVDEEALSSQDLLQRKMLTCQTRVTSDAAFYFDFASSLCNAPGPAQLKGNVTSVSQVSASTAILHLDLGPKGPLDFLPGQYARLRIPGTQSTRAYSFANRPSDHNQLQFLIRLLPDGVMSNYIRDRCQVGDAIELEAPLGAFYLRHVVKPLVLVAGGTGLSAFLGMLDELAQRGCQQPVHLYYGVRDPADLCERARIEAYAERIPGLCYTEVVSNPTAQWTGKRGYIAEHFDTAALRDAPVDMYVCGPPPMVESIKNWLQIHAMESVCLYYEKFTESNI is encoded by the coding sequence ATGAGTCACAAGGTCGCGTTCAGTTTTGCCGACGGTAAAACGCTATTTTTTCCCGTACAACCCAACGAAATACTGCTCGACGCCGCCCTGCGCAACGGCATCAACATTCCCCTGGACTGCCGCGAAGGCGTCTGCGGAACCTGCCAGGGCCGTTGCGAATCAGGCGAGTACAGCCAGGACTATGTGGATGAAGAAGCGCTTTCGAGCCAAGACCTGCTGCAACGCAAAATGCTCACCTGCCAGACACGTGTGACGTCTGACGCCGCGTTTTATTTTGATTTCGCCTCCAGCCTGTGCAACGCCCCAGGCCCTGCACAACTGAAGGGTAACGTGACGAGCGTGAGCCAGGTTTCGGCCAGCACCGCGATTCTTCACCTGGACCTGGGCCCGAAAGGCCCTCTGGACTTTCTGCCGGGACAATACGCCAGGTTGCGGATACCCGGCACGCAGAGCACGCGCGCCTACTCGTTTGCCAACCGACCGAGCGACCACAATCAGTTGCAGTTCCTGATTCGACTGCTGCCGGACGGAGTGATGAGCAACTACATACGCGACCGCTGCCAAGTCGGCGACGCCATTGAACTGGAAGCACCGCTGGGCGCGTTCTATCTTCGTCACGTCGTCAAACCCTTGGTTTTGGTGGCCGGCGGCACAGGGCTTTCCGCCTTTCTCGGCATGCTCGACGAGCTGGCCCAGCGTGGATGCCAGCAACCGGTGCATTTGTATTACGGCGTGCGAGACCCGGCAGACCTGTGCGAGCGAGCACGCATTGAGGCGTATGCCGAACGTATTCCAGGGTTGTGCTACACCGAGGTGGTCAGTAACCCGACGGCGCAATGGACGGGAAAGCGCGGCTACATTGCCGAGCATTTCGATACCGCAGCACTGCGCGATGCGCCCGTCGATATGTACGTCTGCGGGCCGCCGCCAATGGTCGAGTCGATCAAAAACTGGTTGCAAATCCACGCCATGGAAAGCGTTTGCCTGTATTACGAAAAATTTACCGAGAGTAATATCTGA
- the antB gene encoding anthranilate 1,2-dioxygenase small subunit: MNAQLQYQIEQFFYRMSALCDAQEWDAYLQLFDEHSEFHLPQWDSEHVYTQDPKREMSLIYYPNRSGLEDRVFRLRTGKSASSTPMPRTLHLINNVRIGELGSGDLEVHLNWHTLFYRLATSEQFYGRATYHLTPHAGNWLITRKHVLLLNDTINSVLDFYHL, from the coding sequence ATGAATGCGCAATTGCAGTACCAAATTGAGCAGTTTTTCTATCGGATGTCTGCGCTGTGCGACGCTCAAGAATGGGACGCCTACCTCCAGCTGTTCGACGAGCACAGTGAGTTCCACTTGCCGCAATGGGACTCGGAGCACGTCTACACCCAGGACCCCAAGCGCGAAATGTCGCTGATCTATTACCCCAACCGCTCCGGACTGGAAGACCGCGTGTTCCGTTTACGCACAGGCAAATCGGCTTCTTCGACGCCGATGCCGCGCACCCTGCACCTGATCAACAATGTGCGGATCGGCGAACTTGGAAGCGGCGACCTGGAGGTGCATCTGAACTGGCATACCTTGTTCTATCGCCTGGCCACCAGCGAACAGTTCTACGGCCGCGCGACGTATCACCTAACGCCCCACGCCGGCAATTGGCTGATTACCCGCAAGCATGTCCTGCTGCTCAACGACACCATCAACTCGGTGCTCGATTTCTACCACCTCTGA
- the antA gene encoding anthranilate 1,2-dioxygenase large subunit — translation MNGEKSVEQWKAFIEGCLDFRPVDGVFRIARDIFTEPPLFDLEMELIFEKNWIYACHESELAHNHDFVTMRAGRQPMIITRDGDGQLNALINACQHRGTTLTRVGKGNQSTFTCPFHAWCYKSDGRLVKVKAPGEYPEGFDKATRGLKKARIQSYKGFVFISLDVHGDNSLEDFLGDAKVFFDMMVAQSPTGELEVLPGKSAYTYDGNWKLQNENGLDGYHVSTVHYNYVATVQHRQHVNSENGTPNGTTLDYSKLGAGDANTDDGWFAFDNGHSLLFSDMPNPSVRSGYATIMPRLIEEHGQQKAEWMMHRLRNLNIYPSLFFLDQISSQLRIIRPIAWNKTEIISQCLGVKNESAADRENRIRQFEDFFNVSGLGTPDDLVEFREAQRGFQARLERWSDISRGSHQWATGATPNSESIGIDPAMTGTEFTHEGLYVNQHSNWQKFLLDGLEAKSLKLREV, via the coding sequence ATGAATGGCGAAAAAAGCGTCGAGCAGTGGAAAGCGTTTATTGAAGGCTGCCTGGACTTTCGTCCGGTAGACGGCGTGTTCCGGATCGCCCGGGACATATTCACCGAGCCGCCGTTGTTCGATCTGGAGATGGAGCTGATTTTCGAGAAGAACTGGATCTACGCTTGCCATGAAAGCGAACTGGCCCATAACCACGACTTCGTGACAATGCGCGCCGGCCGCCAACCGATGATCATTACCCGCGACGGCGACGGCCAGCTCAACGCATTGATCAACGCCTGTCAGCATCGCGGCACGACCTTGACCCGCGTGGGCAAGGGCAATCAATCGACCTTCACCTGTCCGTTTCATGCCTGGTGCTACAAAAGCGATGGCCGCCTGGTCAAGGTCAAGGCGCCCGGCGAATACCCTGAAGGGTTCGACAAAGCCACTCGGGGCCTGAAAAAGGCGCGCATCCAGAGCTACAAGGGGTTTGTCTTCATCAGCCTCGACGTACACGGCGACAACAGCCTCGAAGATTTCCTGGGCGATGCCAAGGTGTTCTTCGACATGATGGTGGCCCAGTCGCCGACCGGCGAGCTGGAAGTGCTACCCGGCAAGTCGGCTTACACCTACGACGGCAACTGGAAACTGCAAAACGAAAACGGCCTGGACGGTTATCACGTGAGTACCGTGCATTACAACTACGTGGCCACCGTGCAGCACCGCCAGCACGTCAACAGTGAGAACGGCACGCCAAACGGCACCACGCTGGACTACAGCAAGCTCGGCGCTGGCGACGCCAATACCGATGACGGCTGGTTTGCCTTCGATAACGGCCACAGCCTGTTGTTCAGTGACATGCCAAACCCGTCGGTACGCTCTGGCTACGCCACCATCATGCCGCGCCTGATCGAAGAACACGGCCAGCAAAAAGCCGAATGGATGATGCATCGCCTGCGCAATCTGAACATTTACCCCAGCCTGTTTTTCCTCGATCAGATCAGCTCGCAATTACGCATCATCCGCCCGATAGCCTGGAACAAAACCGAAATCATCAGCCAGTGCCTCGGGGTTAAAAACGAATCGGCGGCGGACCGCGAAAACCGTATTCGTCAGTTTGAAGACTTCTTCAACGTTTCGGGACTCGGCACACCCGACGACCTGGTGGAGTTTCGCGAAGCTCAGCGTGGATTCCAGGCGCGCCTGGAACGCTGGAGCGATATTTCTCGCGGCAGTCACCAATGGGCAACCGGGGCCACGCCCAACAGCGAGTCGATCGGTATTGACCCCGCCATGACCGGCACCGAATTCACTCACGAAGGGCTTTACGTCAACCAGCACAGCAACTGGCAGAAGTTTCTGCTCGACGGCCTGGAAGCGAAATCCTTGAAGCTGCGTGAGGTGTGA
- a CDS encoding AraC family transcriptional regulator produces the protein MSSKADPQCRDIRIDRYDLEGARTWMSGICGPHRLVTTTPERIRFHHSANVFKSMATTLGTIEYGTDVTVDIEDAEHFSSYSLSLPLVGEQELSKNGNVLKSNRDQGVIISPNENQMLAISGDCRKVQVVITRAAMSESLEGLLQRPLNEPLRFESVMDAVDGASASWWRMARYFIAELERSSELFEQVAFTRDVESALIKGLILAQPNNYSEALRDVLGVKLPHYLIRARQYIHENARETLHLEDIEAAAGVSRFKLFEAFKKYFALSPMVYLKKYRLNAVRQDILEHGSARNISEIAMGWGFTHLGRFSAEYRKVFDESPSTTLQRNEARRMRGF, from the coding sequence ATGAGTAGCAAAGCTGATCCGCAGTGTCGCGATATTCGTATTGATCGCTATGACCTCGAAGGTGCGAGGACCTGGATGTCCGGTATCTGCGGGCCGCATCGACTCGTGACGACCACCCCCGAGCGGATCCGCTTTCATCACAGCGCCAATGTGTTCAAGTCGATGGCCACGACGCTGGGCACCATCGAGTACGGCACCGATGTCACCGTCGATATCGAAGACGCCGAACACTTCAGCAGTTACAGCCTGAGCCTGCCCTTGGTGGGCGAGCAGGAGTTGAGCAAGAACGGCAACGTGTTGAAGTCCAACCGCGATCAAGGGGTGATCATTTCCCCGAATGAAAACCAGATGCTGGCGATCTCCGGCGACTGTCGCAAAGTTCAGGTGGTGATTACCCGAGCGGCCATGAGTGAGTCTCTGGAAGGCCTGTTGCAGCGACCGCTAAACGAGCCGCTGCGTTTCGAGTCGGTGATGGATGCCGTGGATGGGGCGTCGGCATCGTGGTGGCGCATGGCGCGGTATTTCATCGCCGAGCTGGAGCGCAGCAGCGAGCTGTTTGAGCAGGTGGCGTTCACCCGGGATGTTGAAAGCGCCTTGATCAAAGGCTTGATCCTTGCGCAGCCGAACAATTATTCCGAAGCGTTGCGGGACGTGTTGGGCGTTAAGTTGCCGCATTACCTGATCAGGGCCAGGCAATACATTCACGAAAACGCCCGTGAAACTCTGCACTTGGAGGACATCGAGGCCGCCGCCGGGGTTTCCCGTTTCAAGTTGTTCGAGGCGTTCAAGAAATACTTTGCCCTGTCACCGATGGTCTATCTGAAAAAGTACCGTCTGAACGCCGTTCGCCAGGACATCCTTGAACACGGTTCTGCGCGTAACATTTCCGAAATCGCCATGGGATGGGGCTTCACGCACCTCGGGCGTTTTTCTGCCGAGTACCGCAAAGTGTTCGACGAGTCCCCCAGCACGACCTTGCAGCGGAACGAGGCCCGACGTATGCGCGGATTTTGA
- a CDS encoding Lrp/AsnC family transcriptional regulator, translating into MILDATDLRILHHLQQDGRISNQELAEKVALSPSACLRRLRLLESEGVITGYRAVLNAEQLGIELEAIVHVSLRQDVEDWHETFIKKVQLWPEVVTAYVITGASNYVLRVQARNLKHFSDFIVNQLNRTAGVTDIRSEIVLQKIKEKDALLDLVVRK; encoded by the coding sequence ATGATTCTCGACGCGACAGACCTGCGAATCCTGCATCACCTGCAACAGGATGGCCGTATCAGCAATCAGGAATTGGCGGAGAAAGTCGCCCTGTCACCTTCGGCCTGTCTACGGCGTTTAAGGCTGCTGGAAAGCGAGGGCGTCATCACCGGCTATCGCGCCGTGCTGAATGCCGAGCAGTTGGGCATTGAACTGGAAGCCATCGTCCATGTGTCATTGCGACAGGACGTCGAGGACTGGCATGAGACATTTATCAAAAAGGTCCAACTGTGGCCGGAGGTGGTCACCGCGTATGTGATTACCGGTGCAAGCAACTACGTGTTGCGGGTGCAGGCGCGCAACCTCAAACACTTCTCCGACTTCATCGTCAACCAGCTCAATCGCACGGCGGGGGTCACCGATATTCGCTCTGAAATCGTCCTGCAAAAAATCAAGGAAAAGGACGCGTTACTGGATCTGGTGGTGCGTAAGTGA